A genome region from Micromonospora inyonensis includes the following:
- a CDS encoding PP2C family protein-serine/threonine phosphatase yields the protein MDLAEALRRVLHASHRARPEDLPDLAMRVAPLLDASAVLLYLVDHQQRWLVPLTGTLAPARQPVRISGTIAGRTFSTLTDHEVPGAEGVSLWTPVLDGAERLGVLEVVSADGYDAERRDDLRVLAALLAELVVTRGLYGDTLELVRRRAPMQLPAELLRGQLPPLTFATERLVVSGLLEPCYEVGGDAFDYSVNGDLAHLALFDAVGHGSQGGLRAAVLASIALAAYRNARRGALPLVETYHHIDRAVRAYDRAGMITAILVELDQATGRLRAISAGHPSGLVLRGGRMVRILPTPTALPMTLGDLQPPRVIEEDLQPGDDVLLYTDGITEARSADGEPFGVDRLVDFTVRALADGLPAPETIRRLVHAILDYQNDELADDATLLMARWLG from the coding sequence GTGGACCTTGCCGAGGCACTACGCCGGGTGCTGCACGCGTCGCACCGCGCCCGCCCGGAGGACCTGCCGGACCTGGCGATGCGGGTCGCACCGCTGCTGGACGCGAGCGCGGTGCTGCTCTACCTCGTCGACCACCAGCAACGGTGGCTGGTGCCGCTCACCGGCACACTCGCCCCGGCCCGCCAACCGGTGAGGATCTCCGGCACCATCGCCGGACGGACGTTCAGCACGCTGACCGACCACGAGGTCCCCGGTGCGGAGGGGGTGTCGCTCTGGACACCCGTCCTCGACGGCGCCGAGCGGCTCGGGGTGCTGGAGGTGGTCAGTGCCGACGGCTACGACGCGGAGCGCCGCGACGACCTACGGGTCCTGGCCGCCCTGCTGGCCGAACTGGTGGTCACCCGGGGCCTGTACGGCGACACCCTGGAACTGGTCCGGCGACGGGCGCCGATGCAACTCCCCGCCGAGCTGCTGCGCGGCCAGCTACCGCCGCTCACCTTCGCCACCGAACGTCTGGTGGTCAGCGGACTGCTGGAACCCTGCTACGAGGTGGGCGGCGACGCCTTCGACTACTCCGTCAACGGCGACCTGGCCCACCTGGCGCTCTTCGACGCGGTCGGCCACGGCTCCCAGGGCGGACTGCGGGCCGCGGTGCTCGCCTCGATCGCGCTGGCCGCGTACCGCAATGCCCGTCGCGGCGCACTGCCGCTGGTCGAGACGTACCACCACATCGACCGGGCTGTCCGCGCCTACGACCGGGCCGGGATGATCACGGCGATCCTGGTGGAACTGGACCAGGCCACCGGTCGGCTCCGGGCCATCTCGGCCGGGCATCCGAGCGGGCTGGTGCTGCGCGGCGGCAGGATGGTGCGGATCCTGCCGACGCCGACCGCGCTGCCGATGACCCTGGGCGACCTGCAACCCCCGCGGGTGATCGAGGAGGACCTGCAACCCGGCGACGACGTGCTGCTCTACACCGACGGCATCACCGAGGCGCGGTCGGCCGACGGTGAGCCGTTCGGCGTGGACCGGCTGGTCGACTTCACCGTCCGGGCCCTGGCCGACGGTCTGCCCGCGCCGGAGACCATCCGCCGGCTGGTGCACGCCATCCTCGATTACCAGAACGACGAGTTGGCTGACGACGCCACCCTGCTGATGGCCCGCTGGCTCGGCTGA